In the Clostridium gelidum genome, AATAAATCTAAATTATCTAAAGCAACTAAGTTAGATAAGGGTCTAGTTATGATTAGTGACAGAGAAAGACAAAGCATTCCTATGGTTGTATAAATGATAAATGATTTATTAAGTTTTTTGTAGCTTATTATAAGTAATGGAATGTTAATTAAAAGGACCACTATACCAACAGGTATTCCCATTGTATATTCTAAAAGTAATCCGATACCAGTAGCTCCACCGCTTAAAAGCTTTGCATGGGACAGAAAAATATTTACCCCTAAAGAGGAAATAATACAACCTAAAAAAATAATCAAGGTATCAAGGATATTGGCTTTGAATTTGTAATATGTGTTCATAAGAATGCTCCTTTAAAGTTATAATTCTCTTAATATTAAGACACTTTATAAATAAAAAATCAAGAGATAATACAAATAAGTGAGTGTTTATTGAAAAAATACTTTTAATAAGAGATAATATATTTAGACGAATTGATAATTTTATGATTAAATAATTAACAATTTAATCTAATATGTAAATAGAAAAATGCTTTTTTATATTTAAGCTAAAATTAAATAAATTTAAATTAATAGAAGTATAAGAAGAGGAGAAATATATGAGTAGAATTAAGCTACCAGGAAGTGAAAAAAATAAGAAAATACTATTAATAGCTCTAGTTATATTAGTGATGGGAATATTGTCTTATGAAGGTTGGACAAATATAAGTAGTAGAAACATAAAAAATCAAGATAATGTACCAAAAGAAATAGTAAAACCTGCGGATATAGAAGAATCATATATTAACAGTGCAACTAATGTAGATGTAGAAGACACAGATGGGGCTAATTCAAAAATAGATAATGATGAGGATATTAAAATAAATGAAAAAGAAAAGAATTATTCAACTAGAGAAAATCAGTTGTATAATGAGGCATATACATTATTTTTTTCAAATGAATATGTTAATGCAATTAACAAAGCTAATGTACTTATAAGTGAATTCCCCAATAATGCTAAGGGATATAATATAAGAGGTATTGCAAAGGCTTATAATGGAGATTATGATGGAGGGATGAAGGATATAGATAAATCATTAAGTATTAATGAAAATTATGGCTATGGAAGGTTTAACAAAGCACTTACATATGAATTATATGAAAATATGGATGAAGCATTAAAGTGGTATAATAAAGCATTGGAAGTTGAAGACTATGCATGGAGTTACTATGGGGTATCATCTATTTATGGAAGAAGAGGTGATGTGGCTAATACTATGACATATCTAAACAAAGCAATACAAATAAATTCAGGGGTTAAAGAAGTGGCGAAGAGAGAACATGATTTTGATCCAGTTAAGAATTCAGAAGAATTTAAAAAGGCAGTATATAATTAATTAATATGGCAAAAAACGAAATAAGGAGGAGTATTATGTTCAATGTATTAGTAGCTGATGATGAAAAGGAAATAAGAGATGCAATTGAAATATATTTAAGAGGGGAAAATTTAAAAGTATTTAAAGCAGAAGATGGATTAGAAGCTTTAGACATTCTTGAGAAGGAAAAGATACATTTAGTTATATTAGATATAATGATGCCTAAACTTGATGGAATAAGGACTTGCTTAAAAATTAGAGAAAATCAAAATTTGCCTATAATAATGTTATCTGCAAAAGGTGAAGATTCAGATAAGATATTAGGCTTAAATGTTGGTGCAGATGATTATATAACCAAGCCATTTAATCATTTAGAATTAGTTGCAAGAGTTAAATCGCAATTAAGAAGATATGAAAAACCATTAAGTGTTGAAGAAGGCAAGGAGATAGTTAAGGTTAAGGATTTAGTTATAGATACTATTGCTAAAAAAATCACTTTACGAGGAGAAGAGATTAAAGTAACAGCTACAGAATACAAAATATTGTATTTATTAGCTTCAAATTCAGGAAAAGTATTTTCTATAAAAGAGATATATGAGAATGTATGGGAAGAGATATTTTATAAGAGCGAAAATACTGTAACTGTACATATTAGACGAATAAGAGAAAAGATAGAAATAAACACAAAAGAGCCTGAATATATTAAGGTGGTGTGGGGGATTGGATACAAGATTGAAAAGGAAGATTAAAATATACTTTAGTAGCATCTACTTAATTGATATATTAGTTATAGCTTTAATTACATTGATTTTGTTTTCAAATTTAGGAGATTATATACAGATAAATAAAGTGCAACATGATTTAGCAGCGGAGAATATTAAAAATAATGCATTAGAACTGTTTTCATTATGTATTATAAATATTGGTTTTATTATAAAAATTATTCTTGTAATAAAAAGAAACCCTAAATCACCTCAAATTCAATCAAATAGTATTAATAATGTGATTTTTGTAATTAGAAATGGATTTCATTATAAAGAAACAAGAAATACATTAATAATTTCAATAGCATTAGTGATTATACTCTTAATTATATATCTGTATTTTCTTGCAACTGGTGGATATGAAAATAATATATTTGTTAGATTTTTTCAGACATATCCGTTTAAGGGCAGTATATTTGTTATTATCATTTTATTTCTTGCTATGATGTATGCATTAAAAAAGACTTTGGATATAATTGTTGTAAATGATGGTCTTAGAAAAGTTAATGAGGGGAATTTGCAAGAAGATATTAAACTTGATGGCTCTTTAGCAATAAAGGAATTAGTGAAGAATATTAATTTGATAAAAGCTGGATATAAAGAAATTTTAGAAAATGGCATGCATAATGAAAAATTAAAAACTGAATTAATATCCAATGTATCTCATGATTTAAAAACACCATTAACATCAATAATAAATTATGTAACAATATTAAAAAATGGTGATATAACAGAAGCAGAAAGGGAAGAATATCTATTAATATTAGAAAAAAAATCTCTGAAATTAAAGATTTTAATTGAGGATTTATTTGAAATGTCAAAGATTAATAGTGGAAAGATCAAATTAAATAGAGATTTAATTGATATATTATCATTAATACATCAAGGGATAGGTGAATATAGTACGTTATATGAAGAAAAAAATATTTCTTTTAAAGTTACAACTGAAGAAGATGCAATATATATGGAACTTGATGGAAAACTTATGTCTAGAGCCTTGGAAAATGTAATAATTAATGCGCTAAAATATTCATTAAATAATACTAGAGTTTATATTAATATCAAATTAGAAGACGATTTTTTAAAAATTGGAGTAAAGAATATTGCAAATTATGAGATGGATTTTAATGAAGAGGAAATGTTTGAAAGATTTGCAAGAGGTGATAAATCTAGAAATTCAAAGGTTGAAGGTTCAGGACTAGGTCTTGCTATAACCAAGAGTATAGTTGAACTTCATAGTGGAGAGGTTAGGATAAAAAAAGAAGGCGATATGTTTAAAATTTATTTGATAATTCCTATAAATAAAGAATAAAAATATTAATTAAATTGACTAAATAATAAAAAGTAGCGGTAATATCTATGAAAAATGTATATTATTATAAAATTCTAGTAAAAATCAATATAAAGTAAATTAAAATATGATTATAAAAGCTCGTATATACTTAATTTAAACGGAATTTGTTAAAAAAGTCACAAAACTTGGTTAAAATTTAAAAAGAGTTATGATATAATAGAAAGAGCTAGTTTTTTTAATAGCAATTGAGTATATATTAAGACAAAAAAATAATTATAATAATAAATTTACAATCAAGGAGGAGTTCCATATTATGAAAAAAGGTATTGCTGCTTCTAAAGGATATGCAATAGGAAGAGTATTTTTACAAGAACATGAAGAAATCGTTGTAAGTGACACTAAAATTACAGATATAGGTGCAGAGAAAGAGAAAATGCAAAAAGCATTAGATGATTCTAAAGCACAATTAGAGATTATTAAAATTAAAGCAGAAAAAGAAATGGGTGCAGAAAAAGCAGATGTATTTGAAGCACATATTACATTATTAGATGATCCAGAATTTACTGGAGCAATGATAAGTGAAATTGAAAATAATAGCCTAAATGGCTTAAAAGCAATCGAAAGTGTTACCAATACTTTTGTTGCTATATTTGAATCTATGGATAATGAATACATGAGAGAAAGAGCTGCAGATATTAAAGATGTATCTAAGAGAATATTATTAAATTTTGCAGGTAAAGGCGGAGATTCTTTTAGTATAACTGAAAATAATACAATAGTTGTAGCTCATGACTTAACTCCATCTGATACTGCAGGATTAGATAGAACTAAAGTTGTAGGATTTATTACAGATATCGGTGGAAGAACTTCACATGCAGCTATAATGGCTAGAACTCTAGAAATTCCAGCTGTACTTGGATTAGGTGACATAACTACATGTGTTAAAACTGGAGATATGCTTATAGTTGATGGACTAACTGGAGATGTACTTATAAACCCTTCAGAAGAAGTAATAGTAGAATATAAAGCAAAAAAAGAAAAGTTCCAAGCTGAGCAAGAAGAATTAAAGAAATTGATAGATGTTAAAACAACTACTAAATCAGGTAGAAGAATTGAAGTTTGTGGAAATATTGGTCAACCAGAAGATGTTCTTGGAGTTTTAGCAAATGGTGGAGACGGTGTAGGATTATTTAGAACAGAATTCTTATACATGGATAGAGATAGTGCTCCAACAGAAGATGAACAATTTGAAAGTTATAAATTTGCTCTTGAAAAAATGGAAGGTAAGCAAGTTGTTATAAGAACTTTAGATATCGGTGGAGATAAGACTCTTCCATATTTACCATTACCAAAAGAAATGAATCCATTCTTAGGATATAGAGCAATCAGACTTTGCTTAGATAGAAAAGATATATTTAAGGTTCAATTAAGAGCATTACTTAGAGCTTCTATTTATGGAAATCTTGCAGTTATGTTCCCAATGATTTCAGGATTAGAAGAATTCGAGCAAGCAAAAGAAGTTGTTGATGAATGTAAAGCTGAATTAAAAGCTGAAGGAAAAGAATATTCAGAAAAAATTCAATGGGGAATCATGGTTGAAATTCCAGCAGCAGCAGTTTATGCTGATGAATTAGCTAAACATGTTGATTTCTTCTCAATTGGAACAAATGACTTAATTCAATATACTTTAGCTGCTGATAGAATGAGTGAAAAAGTTTCATATCTTTATAATCCAATGCACCCAGCTGTGCTTAGACTAATAAAGATGACTATAGATGGAGCTCATAAGCATGGTAAATGGGTTGGAATGTGTGGAGAAATGGCTGGAGATGAAGCTGCTATCCCTACACTAATTGAATATGGATTAGATGAATTCTCAATGAGTTCTTCATCAATCTTAAATGCTAAGAAAATAATGTTAGAACAAGAATAATATATAAATTGTTATAGAATTAGAGGCTATCTCACAATGCATGAGATAGCCTTTGATTTTTATATGGAATAATAGATTATTACATAAACAAATATTAAATTTATTATAGATATTCTATAAATTAATATATAATTGTAAGCACGGTATAAGATATAATATACTATTAAGTAAGAGTTAATTCATCTTAATAGTAGTAAGGGGATATTTATGAATAAAAAGGTTAACAAAGCTTATGGTAAAGCTATGGATTATTATGAAAAAGGGAAAATTAATAAGGCACTAGAATTATGTGAAGATATATTATTAGAAGGATTGGACAACCCAGTTGTATTAAATTTTAAAGGGTTACTATTATATCAAAAAGGAAACTTAAGAGAGGCTATTACAGCATGGGAAATGAATAAAGATATAAATAATGATGATATTGCAGAAAATTACATAAAAGATGCTATAGCTGATGAAAGGCGATTAGATTTATATAAACAAGGAGAACAAGCTTTAAAACAATTGAAAATAGATAAGGCATTAGAATTATTTAAGAAATGCTCAGAGAGTGATTTTAATGCAATTAAGGTAAGTACAGGGATTGCGATGTGTTATCAAAAAAAAGGTGACTTATATAGAGCTAAAGAATATGTAGACAAGGCTTTAAGCATAGACCAAAATGCAATCACAGCTAAAATTATTGAAAAAGAATTAAAAGAAGATGGGATATATTTAGAATCTAAAAATTCTTCAAAAGGTTTTCTCATAATTATAACAAGTTTATTTGTGATTCTTGCAATTATTGTTGGTGGATATTTAGTTATGTCAAAGTTTAAAAATAAAGACTTATTCAATAATATAGAAGACAAAAAGAATACTGAAGATATAGAAGAAAAAGATAATATAACAGATGAGAACAAAGAACCTAAAATGCAAGAAACATCAGAAGTAAAGCCAGGGACTACTTCAGAAGAAATAGTAAAAGAAGCTTCTAAGAGTACAAGTTTTGATAAAGAAAAGTTAAAAGCATTAATGGCAAGTAACGATTTTGATGTAATATACGAACAATTAAAAAATGTTAAAGCAGAATCAATAAGTAATGGGGATACTGAAGTATATAATCAAGCTGTTAAATTAATGAAAAATGAAGGAGCATCAAAATTCTATGATTATGGATTAGGATATTTTAATCAAGGTAATTATGTAGATGCTGGAATTTCACTTGGTAAAGCATATATATATTGTGAAGGAAATAGTTATAAAGAACATATTTTGTTTTATAGAGCAAGTAATTCGCTAAAAAAATCAGAAAGGCAAACTGCATTAGTACAATATGAAGAGTATTATAGTAAATATCCTAAGGGAGTATATGCTGAAGAAGCATTATATGAGTTAGCATTACTAAACAATTCTGTGGATAAGGAAAAGAGCAAGAATTATGCAAATGCATTAATAAATAATTTTCCGAAATCAATTTATATAAATGATAATCTTGCAAGTATAGCAAGGAGTTAGGCATATTAAAAACAAAATATTGTTATATTAATTTATATATTAGGAAAAGATAGATGCATAATGTGGAAGACCTATTGTGACTAGAGTCTTTGAATTATAAAAATAAAAGCAGGAGTTAATTCAAAATTTTGATATAACCCCTGTTTTTTTATATTAATATTTAAAACTAATCGTCTATTTTAAAGAAAGTATGATGCCCTATAATCGTTTGATTGATTTTGTGTGTTTCTTTCATCCAATTACATGTTGCTATAGTTGGATTATAGAAAAACAAAGCATCGTTTGTTGGATCAGCACCTTTAATTGCATCGTATACTGCATTATAACAATCTTGATTTGGGGTAGCATTTATTTGGCTATTTTTAACACAAGAAAAAGCATTTTTTTGGAATATAACTTGCTGTATAGTATTTGGAAAATGTGGATCAATAGTACGATTCAATACAACAGAAGCTACAGCTACCTTTCCGGTATATGGTTCACCAATGCTTTCCGCAGAAACAAGTTTTGCCATTAAATCTATATCTTCACCCGTTATATACAATTGCTGAGTAGCATGATTAAAAACTTCTAGGACCTCATTACTTTGTTCATTGGATTTTGAAGCATATTCTATATTAGTATTTAAATGATTTTCATTAATTGTTACATTTAATAAAACATTTTTAGTTTCACTACAAGCTTCATCTAAAGCTACGGCAAAAGCTGGATTAATATTAATAACGGAAAGATATAGTATTAAAGCAGTTACAAAAATACTACATGTCTTTTTCATAAAAAACCTCCTTTGGTATAGCGCAACAAATAATATTATTACCAAAGAAAGTAATTATATACACTATTTATTTCTATAATTATTTATAAAGATTTCCAACTATTTAAACTATAATGAACAGAATTAATTAAGATTAATAAAAAATTATAATAAAAATAATAAAAAAGTAAGAAAATAATAATTGTCTTTGTATCTAAGAGTATAGTATTTGTTGTATAATTTTAATTAAGAGAAGAAAAGAGGTGAGAAATTTGCGTGAACTTTTATCAATGTTAGTAAACAGTTTTTCTAATATGTCATTATGGTCTATATTGGATATACTCGTAGTATCATACATATTTTATAAAGGGTATATTTTAATAAGAGAAACAAGAGCTGAACAGCTATTAAAAGGGATAGCATTTATTATAGTACTGATTCCAATTAGTTATCTATTAAGATTAGATATGTTATATTTTATATTAAACAAAACATTAACTATTGGAGTATTAACAGTAATTATAATTTTTCAACCTGAAATTAGAAGGGCTTTAGAACATTTAGGAAGAAGTGCTTTTGATGATAAGCACTATCCTGCAAATAAAGAGGAATTATATATAACTATTAATGAAATTTCAATTGCAGTTCAAAATTTAGCTGACAGTAAAACTGGAGCATTAATTGTAATAGAGCAAAGTACAGGGCTAAACGAATTGATTGGTGCTGGTACAGTGTTAGATGCAACTGTAACCTCAAATCTTTTAGAAAATATATTTGTGGTGAATACTCCACTTCATGATGGTGGAACAATAATACGAAATAATAGAATTTTAGCATCTGGTTGTGTGTTACCGCTAACTGATAATAACACAATTAATAAAAAGTTAGGAACTAGACATAGAGCGGCAATAGGATTATCAGAAGTATCGGATGCATTAATTATAATTGTATCAGAGGAAACAGGTGTTGTATCATTAGCTGTTAATGGAAGAATAACAAGGGGTTATGATAAAGAAAAATTACGAAATATATTAATGAAAATAATAGAAAATAGAAATGAGAAAAAGGTAAAAACAGCAGGAGAGAAGGTGAAGTCATGGATAAAAGTGAAAACAGAACGTTAATTGTTAAGGTTATTTGTGTACTGTTGTCTTTGGGTTTATGGCTATATGTATCAACTGTTGAAAATCCACTTAGAACATATGAATTAAAGAATATTCCAGTAGAATTAACAAATGAGGATTCCGTAACTAATTCGAAATTTGCAGTTGTAAATAAACCACAATTTACAGTGGATTTAAAACTAGAAGGTTCATCAAATGAAGTGGTAAAAGTTAAAAAAGAAGATTTTAGGATTATTGCTGACATGTCGGCTTATGCATTGAAAAATGGAGAAAATAACATACCTGTTCAAATAATAACTTGTCCTGAAAATATTGATGTTAAAAATAATGGCTTTTTAGGAATAAAGGTTAATTTGGAAGAATTAGTTGAAAAGAACTTTACAATAAAATCAAAAGTAAAAGTTACTTATAAAGAGCATATCTATGAAAAGGAACAAACAATAAGTCCCAAAACAATAACAGTAACAGGTGGAAAGAGTTCTGTTGAAAAAATTAGTGAAGCTATTTTAACTGGAGAAGAAAAAAATATAGATAAAAATAATGAAAGCGAATATGGTATAAAATTTGTGGATTCATTGGGGAATGAAGTTGATAATATTAAGTCAGATAGTAAAACAGCAAAATTATCAATTGCAATAACAAATGGGAAGTTTGTACCTATAAATTTAAAAACTAAAGGAGCTGTTCCACAAGGATTTATCTTAGAAGGTTATGAATTAAGTAATAATAGTATAAATATATTAGGAGACAATCAAAATTTGGATAAAATAGAAGCAATAGATACTGAAGTTGTGGATATGTCATCTCTGCAAGCAGAGAGTGAAATGGATGTTAAACTTAATTTGCCAAAAGGCATTTCAGTTGAAAATGGAGAAAATACTATTAAGGCTAAGTTTAAAGTAGTAAAAGAGGAAACCACAACAAAAAAAATAGTATGCAATGTACAGTATAAGAATTTGAATGAAGCATTTTCATTAGATTCTTCAAATTCAACAATAAATGTTACATTAACGGGAACTCAAACAGAATTAGATAAGATAAGCTCCCAAAATATAAATGTTATATTAGATTTAGCTAACGTAAAAGAAGAAGGAACTTCTAATTACACTCCACAGGCGACACTTATTAATACAGACAAAGTAACAATATCAAATGTTGATAGTGTTAATATAGTAGTTAAAAAGAAAAGTTAATAAAATAGTCACAGTATTGTCAATGCTGTGGCTATTTTGTGATATAATTTTTCTGACTTAGTTTGAATTAATTTTATGTTGGTTATAATAAGTATCATATAAATAAAATTATAAACTAATGTTATTTTGAAGGGATAAGGTG is a window encoding:
- the ptsP gene encoding phosphoenolpyruvate--protein phosphotransferase, with protein sequence MKKGIAASKGYAIGRVFLQEHEEIVVSDTKITDIGAEKEKMQKALDDSKAQLEIIKIKAEKEMGAEKADVFEAHITLLDDPEFTGAMISEIENNSLNGLKAIESVTNTFVAIFESMDNEYMRERAADIKDVSKRILLNFAGKGGDSFSITENNTIVVAHDLTPSDTAGLDRTKVVGFITDIGGRTSHAAIMARTLEIPAVLGLGDITTCVKTGDMLIVDGLTGDVLINPSEEVIVEYKAKKEKFQAEQEELKKLIDVKTTTKSGRRIEVCGNIGQPEDVLGVLANGGDGVGLFRTEFLYMDRDSAPTEDEQFESYKFALEKMEGKQVVIRTLDIGGDKTLPYLPLPKEMNPFLGYRAIRLCLDRKDIFKVQLRALLRASIYGNLAVMFPMISGLEEFEQAKEVVDECKAELKAEGKEYSEKIQWGIMVEIPAAAVYADELAKHVDFFSIGTNDLIQYTLAADRMSEKVSYLYNPMHPAVLRLIKMTIDGAHKHGKWVGMCGEMAGDEAAIPTLIEYGLDEFSMSSSSILNAKKIMLEQE
- a CDS encoding sensor histidine kinase, whose protein sequence is MDTRLKRKIKIYFSSIYLIDILVIALITLILFSNLGDYIQINKVQHDLAAENIKNNALELFSLCIINIGFIIKIILVIKRNPKSPQIQSNSINNVIFVIRNGFHYKETRNTLIISIALVIILLIIYLYFLATGGYENNIFVRFFQTYPFKGSIFVIIILFLAMMYALKKTLDIIVVNDGLRKVNEGNLQEDIKLDGSLAIKELVKNINLIKAGYKEILENGMHNEKLKTELISNVSHDLKTPLTSIINYVTILKNGDITEAEREEYLLILEKKSLKLKILIEDLFEMSKINSGKIKLNRDLIDILSLIHQGIGEYSTLYEEKNISFKVTTEEDAIYMELDGKLMSRALENVIINALKYSLNNTRVYINIKLEDDFLKIGVKNIANYEMDFNEEEMFERFARGDKSRNSKVEGSGLGLAITKSIVELHSGEVRIKKEGDMFKIYLIIPINKE
- a CDS encoding tetratricopeptide repeat protein, with translation MSRIKLPGSEKNKKILLIALVILVMGILSYEGWTNISSRNIKNQDNVPKEIVKPADIEESYINSATNVDVEDTDGANSKIDNDEDIKINEKEKNYSTRENQLYNEAYTLFFSNEYVNAINKANVLISEFPNNAKGYNIRGIAKAYNGDYDGGMKDIDKSLSINENYGYGRFNKALTYELYENMDEALKWYNKALEVEDYAWSYYGVSSIYGRRGDVANTMTYLNKAIQINSGVKEVAKREHDFDPVKNSEEFKKAVYN
- a CDS encoding response regulator transcription factor → MFNVLVADDEKEIRDAIEIYLRGENLKVFKAEDGLEALDILEKEKIHLVILDIMMPKLDGIRTCLKIRENQNLPIIMLSAKGEDSDKILGLNVGADDYITKPFNHLELVARVKSQLRRYEKPLSVEEGKEIVKVKDLVIDTIAKKITLRGEEIKVTATEYKILYLLASNSGKVFSIKEIYENVWEEIFYKSENTVTVHIRRIREKIEINTKEPEYIKVVWGIGYKIEKED
- the cdaA gene encoding diadenylate cyclase CdaA, coding for MRELLSMLVNSFSNMSLWSILDILVVSYIFYKGYILIRETRAEQLLKGIAFIIVLIPISYLLRLDMLYFILNKTLTIGVLTVIIIFQPEIRRALEHLGRSAFDDKHYPANKEELYITINEISIAVQNLADSKTGALIVIEQSTGLNELIGAGTVLDATVTSNLLENIFVVNTPLHDGGTIIRNNRILASGCVLPLTDNNTINKKLGTRHRAAIGLSEVSDALIIIVSEETGVVSLAVNGRITRGYDKEKLRNILMKIIENRNEKKVKTAGEKVKSWIKVKTER
- a CDS encoding tetratricopeptide repeat protein, with protein sequence MNKKVNKAYGKAMDYYEKGKINKALELCEDILLEGLDNPVVLNFKGLLLYQKGNLREAITAWEMNKDINNDDIAENYIKDAIADERRLDLYKQGEQALKQLKIDKALELFKKCSESDFNAIKVSTGIAMCYQKKGDLYRAKEYVDKALSIDQNAITAKIIEKELKEDGIYLESKNSSKGFLIIITSLFVILAIIVGGYLVMSKFKNKDLFNNIEDKKNTEDIEEKDNITDENKEPKMQETSEVKPGTTSEEIVKEASKSTSFDKEKLKALMASNDFDVIYEQLKNVKAESISNGDTEVYNQAVKLMKNEGASKFYDYGLGYFNQGNYVDAGISLGKAYIYCEGNSYKEHILFYRASNSLKKSERQTALVQYEEYYSKYPKGVYAEEALYELALLNNSVDKEKSKNYANALINNFPKSIYINDNLASIARS
- a CDS encoding CdaR family protein codes for the protein MDKSENRTLIVKVICVLLSLGLWLYVSTVENPLRTYELKNIPVELTNEDSVTNSKFAVVNKPQFTVDLKLEGSSNEVVKVKKEDFRIIADMSAYALKNGENNIPVQIITCPENIDVKNNGFLGIKVNLEELVEKNFTIKSKVKVTYKEHIYEKEQTISPKTITVTGGKSSVEKISEAILTGEEKNIDKNNESEYGIKFVDSLGNEVDNIKSDSKTAKLSIAITNGKFVPINLKTKGAVPQGFILEGYELSNNSINILGDNQNLDKIEAIDTEVVDMSSLQAESEMDVKLNLPKGISVENGENTIKAKFKVVKEETTTKKIVCNVQYKNLNEAFSLDSSNSTINVTLTGTQTELDKISSQNINVILDLANVKEEGTSNYTPQATLINTDKVTISNVDSVNIVVKKKS
- a CDS encoding cell wall hydrolase, which translates into the protein MKKTCSIFVTALILYLSVININPAFAVALDEACSETKNVLLNVTINENHLNTNIEYASKSNEQSNEVLEVFNHATQQLYITGEDIDLMAKLVSAESIGEPYTGKVAVASVVLNRTIDPHFPNTIQQVIFQKNAFSCVKNSQINATPNQDCYNAVYDAIKGADPTNDALFFYNPTIATCNWMKETHKINQTIIGHHTFFKIDD